AAACAAAggtccaagaaaaaaaaacaaaaacaaaaaaaaacggaaatattttgaaatagCGGTCATTTTGGAAGAAGGTGCATAAACCATCTACTGGTGGCGAATAAACATTTTTCGTTATAGGAAAGTTTTAATCGGGGGAATCATTCATATAAAATCTGTTAAGCAGCATTTATTCTCGATGACAAACGGCTTGAATATTAATGATATTCCTCTATCGCTCTAAAGCGCATTTGCCGACACTCCTCAGACGATGTAAGAGTTTTAGTTTGGGATGAAGTTTTCCGAAGTTTCCTACAGctttcttttttgtattttctttttttcagtgcaGTGCTTGTTGCTTTGATTTTTTAAGGTTATGGAGTTTTACAGGGGGCCGAAATGGAGACATTGCACAAGCGGCGCACTGCGCATGAGTCGGAATGACCCAGTGAGTCGATACCGTTGGCGTCGCATATTTTCTGATCTATCTTTTGAATCTATGCTCAGAGCAGCTGTGTCTTTTGATAAAAGGACTTGACATCTCTCAAGGAGCCATTGATACGCACTCGATCTAACCTTTTCTCAATGCACCCGCTAATGCAGTTGTTATCAAGCTCGGTTTCTACGAGGTAAACTCGAGTTCGTCATTTCGTTACGTTCCAGTGCGTTAAAGTTGACTCTGCTTTCTATTCTTGCGCAGTCAGTAAAACTGAGACCAGCTCGCTGGAGAAAAGCGTTAAAAAGGTGAAACGccctgcattttttttttttgatgtagcagtaagagaaagaaaagatcatttttctttttcttcagttatttcaattttattcatTCTTTACTTAGCAATATCACTGCACAAATAGGGCTAATGGCATAACCGACATTGTAGCTGTTGAGATGATATTAAGACAGAGGTTTTGTTGTTGGCCGGCAtgattttatcaaatttaggtCATCACCTGGGAGGGACAGCTCCTAGCATTTTTAATTGCACACTGAATGGGCGAATGAGGGGAATTTGTACACTTAAAGGGGAGGGGTAGGGAACTATGTCAGCGTGCAGCTGCAACGTGGCTCGTTTCCATGACCAACCGATGAGAGACACGGAGGAGTGAGAAGAAGATCCCGGGGCACACATGGTCTGTTTTGGGTGTTCTTTGATCGCAAACGTGTTTTGCCACAGGAAGTCGAAAATACCACACATGTATGGGAGGCCGATATCGTTTTTCTTTCCACCCCAGTACACTCCATCACTTGAAGCATCCATATGTTAATGGCAGGTATATTACGTGGACACAGACATTAGTAGCCAGAGGTCTGTCAAAAACGAGTCAAGCTGACGAGTTTTGCCAGATGTCAAACGAGAATTGATTAAAACACTATCAATTTCAATATCTTCACTTGAATTCGCGTTGAGTAGTTTTATTTGTCTTGGGAGATCAGAATTTTCTAGCATTAAATTCATCtgtattaatttcaaattgACTGAAACTTTCGCCGACGAAAGCATTGATTTCGACCGAATCCGAGACGTTTTGATGCAAAATTATATCAAAATTATATTCACAACCAAATAAAAAACACGCCCTCTGCAAATTTCATAGCGTTCCCTTTCAACACGAAGGAATTAGCTGTTTAATTAACATATGTTCGCCAGAAAAGGGGCGAGCAAAAACAAATTGGAAATACGAGATTGGAATGGGCCTCCGAATTATGAATTGTGGAGCTGCTCAAGTATAGAGTGGTGCGTTTTATGCGTTTTACTTGTGTCTGTTTTTGTTGAAGGCGCACGTTAAGGGGCTTTCTTACCCTCAGTCTGAGACGGGAAAAACGGCGCAGCACTTTCTTTTTTATAGTTAGTCTTTTGTTTACCtttatgttcattttttttgtttgagtaTTTACGTTGTACAGCCAATGTGGTAAGGTATCTCTTCAACAGCGCGACTTCATCAGCGACTCGATTGTCTCAGTGagtatcaaaaaaaaaaattcttcagtTGAAGCTAAACAGAGCACTTTGTTGGTAAAGAGTCAGCTTTGAAACAAAGGTCGTTTATTAAAGCACTGCGGTTCGATTAAAACTAGCTTTATTATCTTTAATAAGCACAAACGAAGTCAAGAAAGAAACGCGCGAGTTTTAGCTTGAATGCCATCACAATATTTCTTTTATGTCGCAAGACCAGCTTTGAAGTACAATCTAATGCATTCACGATCAATTTGTTCGCTTGAGTTTATTTCTGATAAGATGATCCTTTTGAGATTAACCACTCTAGGTTCTCCCGAAAATGCCCGGCAAAAGCCGTGCCCTTAGAGCTATTTACAAAACCGATAAAATCCAATTCCGAAAACTCGCCTTTCAAACGCTTCCGGGTTCTCCTGGtcataaaattttgtttttgcacagaaacgtTTTACCGACCAGCTGTTGAGAGCATTTAGTGATAAATAGATCGTTCTATTTTATCGTTGATGAAACGTAAAGAACATTGGTTTACTGCAAGAGAAAAAGCAAGCGCATTTGGAGCGAACAGGCGAGATTTCACCGAACCCTATTGAAATTTACATCAAGTCCTCCATGTTGAATTAATTTAGACCATAAATTAATGATCGTTGGGACAATTAATGATCGTTTAATTCGAGAGAAACTTTCCTTTTGCGAATCAGTGATGCATACTCTATGAAATAGCCGCTCCTTTGGATAACATTTGAACTTAAGGCGGCATTTGCTATCAAGATTTAATTAACAGCGTTATCACAGCTTCACACGTACACATTTCTGGCGCGCTGTCTTCCAACTGGGAGGTATTCAAGTCTGTGAGGATAATGTTCCACACACCTCTAACTAGACGGACTACGAGGCAACAACGCGAACGCGTACTGAGGTGACAAGAGGTCGTATACACCTCAAACCATGGGAAAGTTGAGTCACAAGCCGATTGTGGCAAATTCTGAGCAACAGACAACCAGGAAACGACGCAAAGGGAGCTCAGAGACTCCATCAGCCAACGCTTTGCGCGAAAGGGTGAGAGCGCAGAACATGAAAAAGGCCtacttaaaattgcaaaagactTTACCACAAGTGCCACCGGATACTAAACTTCCAAGACTCAACATCTTGTTGTTGGccattgattacatttcgcatCTGCGATGCGTTCTGCGAAGCGAGGCGAAACCCAAACGGAGTTTGCCCAACTTGCGCAACAAAAGTGGAATGTTACGACCGTTTATTGAGGTAAGTCAGCGACGTGAAATTAGgtgataatattatttaaagtATTAAAAGTTAGCAAATGTGGAGAAATTGCTTTAGCGAACATGTTCATTTCACAACAAATGGCACGTTTATCATTAGAAAACGTCAAAGAAAGGGTGGTTTAGAAAACGATCCAGTTATAAACTATGAAATGAAGTGCTAAAATCCAATCACAACATAGATGTTTACATTGCTCTGAAAGCTACAAGTTCCTATAAACAGTCCTTTTAAACCGTTAGGTCGGCATCGTTTAGTAGCAGCACCTTTTGGAAATTTAGTTATATCGACCGGAACATATCGTCTTGAATAAACATTTGCGGACATCAAACTTTAACCGTTACTGTCAAACTTCTGAAGATGAGAAAAACAGAAGTGATTCTCTTCAATCGTTCAGAACTATCTCACTTTTATTTAATTAACACCTTAAGAAGCTTTCTTGGAGGATGCTTTGATCAGGCCATTAGCAGTAAAATTAGTCTCCCTACAATTTTGTGACACATTGAAAACAGCAGGAAAGATTAAAAAGCACTTTGGGGAATGACAAATTTTATGGAACTAATGAGCTCCCAttgtttaaaaatattcaaaacaaactgaTTTGTTAAGTACGATAACAAGCGATGGAAGACATTTGGAAAAGTCATCGAAACTAAAGTTAAAATTGCGATTTTAAAACTGAGTTCATTTTTGCCTCTGTCGAGGGCGACATAAAAGCCGGCTTCCAGAAACGCAGTCATTGCAATGCTAGAGGGGACGTTTAGCGCACGAGGTAGAGAAGTTTCTTTAAACCGAGTTTCTGAAAACACTAGAAGCGGATTTCAAGGTTTAGTGGTACAATAAGCCTTAGGAGTTATTTTCATTAGCTATCAGAATTTGATCCGTTTGCATTTGACATCTGAAAGAGAGCAGTGCCCGAAATTTTTGGAGAATAACTCGATGACTGTGAATTACGTTTGCCGAACTTCACTTTGAACTACATGCTTCATGAAAATGCTGACTGATCATTCTGAGAGCCGAAActtgaagaaataaaaagaacGGCTTTGAACTCTTCAATCGTTTCAACCCATGTACGAATAGACGGGATAGCAGTCGCTCAAAACGTAAATCAATCagcttgttttattgttgttgttttttccctCCATCTATGGTAACATCACGTTTGTTTGTCGTTTCCGTCCTTTTCATTATCAACCTAGCGTGTTCTTATGAATTATATTTGTGCGACTTCCTTGCTTTTCTGACCATGTCGTCCTGATCAAAACTACTTCTAGCTGAAACTATCTTGTCAGTACAGTTTACCCAAGCTTACAGAATGCTTTTTAACTTAACCAAAAAAAgcatatttaaaagaaaaaagcaagcaactacaaaaattacaaaactaaaaaataattaatattttctGATGTCGACACAGTTAATTGCTGATTTTTACATGTCTTTCAGAaatggccaatcagaagccagctTCTTTCCGACTTTCTTAGACCTCAAGTTAATGGGACACAAGTAAAACAGGCAATCACGGCAAAGGATAAATGAGGAAAATAGGAAAcggaaaaagacagtttgaagAAAGGCAACAGACAGTCTTGTTCAACTGTATGTCATCTACGCGCAGATTTGGCTATAAAGACGTTAAGAACGGTGCTGCTGAAGTCAAACAGAAGTCATGAAATAGGGAATGTAACCATGTGTATTGGCATTATATTGGCGAGTTTCTGTTCACCCTTTGTCCTTGTTGAAATAAACTCGCCGTTTCATAGTCAAGCTCTTTAACTTTGGTCGTTTTGTAATCGATGATCATCTTTCAGCAAGCAAGCTCGTATGTTATGAGACAAATGACGTCAGCAGAACCTCGACTGTACTGAAGCTTCTAAGTTACAATTACAAAGTTTAGAAAGATATGATAATTGTATATAAAAATGACAACAGCTATTCACATGAAAGCACAGAAACGACATGTAGCAAGTTGGggatttcaaccaatcacattagGTGTCCACTTCATTTCGCAGTTTGATCCACATCATTTGAAAAGGGGACATCGTGACATAATCTTGTGCTTTGTATTAGTTTTTTCACCCAAATTTTTGGCTGGGAATTTTCAAGCCCTTCCTGTGGTCTTCATGTAAATATATTCGCGGCCACATGATTGTTAGAGGTTCTGACGCGGTGTTCATGTAAGTAacttttctgaaagaaaacataCGGACTGCAGCACGTATTTATCTAAAAGCCTAGTAATATATAAGATGTGAAAAGTAATACACGTATTAATAACGATATTCTTATTCTCGGCGGTTGATGTATAACAGTTTCACATTTCCTTGACAGTGCCTCTTTAAACTGAATATTTCAATTGCGGGATTGAATAAATGTCTCTTCCGAATTTTTAACACCTTTCGTGAACAAAATCACAAATAGCCAATAAACTTTGCATGAATTAAAGCCTTATTTATCCTTATAAGAGGACTATATTTTGTAGGCTGTTAAGCAAAAAATCCTTTTAATTTTTTCGTCTTGTTCCTTTCACACAGCGACACTGAGAACTTCCTCAAAGAGTTGCAAAAGAAGAATAGGGTGTCAAAAGGGAAGGAAATATtgaaatgctgttttttttttcgagtaaAGTCGTGTTCTGTttgatctcttttttttttaataggtTGAGGTGCTTAAATTAGTACACTTCACTTGAGATGGTAATGCGCTGATGAGGAAATATAAACTGCGTGTCTCAAGTGAGCACTCCAATTTGTACAACTCTATGAAAAACTAGTGCAATTCAAGCCAGCTGGCGATACcctttcaaattaaaaaagttgACTTTGTATGGAGAGTTTATCCCAGCAGTAACGGCTTCGTATATTAATAAATGCACAATATTACGCCGCTACCTTCTTGTCAGTTGACTAACGACAAACGGTGATTCTTAATAATGACCCAGTTTGGAATGAATCGAATGGCTTCAGCGGATAGTTAACTGTGGCTTGAATATTGGTTTGGGTCGATTAAAATAGTTTACCTAGAACTGGTTCTCGAAGTTTCTTTTTGATCATTTTATGTAAAATATAAATTTAATAAACGTTTTCCcatttaatttgtatttttttattccgCTTATTTCCAGTTAGTGGCATGATCTGTCAATCAAAAAATTGACAGCTCGCATCGCACGTGGTCCGGGTGCTCATGGAATAACTTCCAACAGCTGTCAGCCATCGTTTGTGGTTTTTCGACTGATCGAAAAGATTTAAGTTCGTGAAAATTTCAGACCTATGAAATTAAGAGGAATTTAACAACCTTCAAGTGTTAGATAGAGGTAATTTATGGAgttaagcttaaaaaaaaaaacaccaaaacacagGCTTGCTATCGACCAAGTTGATCGTAAatacaaaacttgaaaaattattttgcaattgtAGGCAGCTCGAATTTGTGTTATGGAAAGCAGCCACGATTTTTCAGCAGACTTTGACCTACTGTGTACGGAAAACAGAGAGTTTCTGTACGAGAGAGGTGAAGGAGCGCTGCAGACTAATGTCAATCCAAATTTAGTCTGGCAAGTCGACAAACCCCTCGAATATGATAAATTAGCAGATACGGAGAGGCAGACAGCAACTTGGAAAGAGGTTAAGGACCCTCCGACCAAAAAACGCAAGAGGAATTCAGCAAAGGACAAATTACGGACCGAAGCAGAGCAGAACGCCTACAAGAAGCTAAAGCAGATTGTACCATCACTGCGAGAGTCCAAACGAGTGACAAAACTAGAAACCATTCGCCAAGCTTGCTTGTACATCGAGAAATTACAAGAAACACTTACAGGTATCAGAAGTTAGAGTAAACTTTGAGAGTATTTAAAACTCATTGagtggtttgtttttttttttttcattatacaAACAAATTGAATTAGCCGTTATGTACTTATTGTCATTGTGAAGTGAAAGTATACCCTGTCAAAGCAGTTACGTTCGTTTATAAAGAGACGACCATTCATTTGAGGTGTTTGAAATGCTTGTTTTGAAGCTTGCAAATTCCGCATGTCAAATCGTAAGGAATTTTGTCCCCCGCAATGCACCAATTAAAACTTTTGAGACATTTGGACGGCCAAAAGAATTTCGCCGACAAAGAAAAACGGCTTCATGTCAGATGCCAATGCGAAGACTTTTACGAATGAGCTGAAGATATTTTCAGATGTTTACAGTACACGTGACAACAAACAAATCTTCTTAACACTATCTATCAGTTAAATACGTAATAGAGATTTGGGCAGCCCAAATACGATTTTCACCGATAAAACGTGTTGAATTTTAACAGTTCTAAAATCAATTGACTCATCAACTGATAGGGAAATTTATGTTATTTAGCGAGatggaaattttcattttccgaCCTTGTTTTGGAAAATGAGTGCTCTGAGTCTTTTTAGCTTTTAATCCACAAAATTAGTTCTCACGTTTCTTTTACCCTTTCTTCTCAGAAAACTCAAACCTGTATTGGTGAATTCATGTATGACTAATTTgttaaaaacaacaactgagCTAATGTTATTACATTGAAAATTCTGTCACCAAGTATAATGGTTCATCCAAATACCGCTTagattcctttttgttttttttatttgttcttttttgttaggcTTTGGCCTTTCTTTTCTGCCGTTGACAATAGTTAATTGGGTGCGAAGAAGAGGCGCGTTTGCTAATTAAGTCGTTGTGTAtttacaagttaaaaaaaaaaagaaaaaaacaaagaaaaagaaaataggcCCGTATGGCGGTGTGcagctggctttgtatgtgaaATTCTTATAAACTGTCAGTCGCGTACCATTCTGTTAAGTTGAGGACAGTTACTGTTACTTCATTCACTCACAACTGATCgttataataacaaaaataataacccTAACATAGTATTGAGAACAATTATCGGgcagcaaagaaaaaattgaggCACTGTAAGAGGAAAAACATATTCTCGCACTACAAGGAAATGACTGTCGCGACAAGAACAAATAAATGCGCTTCAAGCAAAATGGTTATTCGGGTATGAGATAAATTACACGGGGTTGTAGCTAGTTACTTGGGGAAAACGGCTGTAGGCAACTTAAGGAACGACAacagcaactgcaacgaaaTCACCATCAAGTAAGATTTAAAAAAACCATTTGACGTACGCCCCGAAAGTGCCGTTTTCAGGG
The Acropora muricata isolate sample 2 chromosome 3, ASM3666990v1, whole genome shotgun sequence genome window above contains:
- the LOC136912243 gene encoding transcription factor 24-like; this encodes MGKLSHKPIVANSEQQTTRKRRKGSSETPSANALRERVRAQNMKKAYLKLQKTLPQVPPDTKLPRLNILLLAIDYISHLRCVLRSEAKPKRSLPNLRNKSGMLRPFIEKWPIRSQLLSDFLRPQVNGTQVKQAITAKDK